In Paractinoplanes brasiliensis, the following proteins share a genomic window:
- a CDS encoding SDR family NAD(P)-dependent oxidoreductase gives MSSRVVVVTGASSGIGRAAAVAFARRGDRVVLAARGREDLEAVAAECGNGAMVVPADVTHRDELSALARAAVERHGRIDVWVDTAAVMAYGKFEDLPPEVFDRVIATDLLGPANVARTALRQFRAQGHGTLILAGSVLAHVAVPYVGAYVTAKWGARGLARILRQETRDAKDIHVCAVAPGSVDTPIYTGAANYAGFVGRPPPPVDSAARVGARIAKLAGKPRAEASVGATNRLIQFGFTAMPPLYDALAGPLMRWGGLSRQTIEPHDGNVYVSRPRTEGGPGRWGRVAVGAAVLVPVATAGFAAQLIRRGTYRK, from the coding sequence ATGAGTTCACGGGTGGTGGTGGTGACCGGCGCGTCCAGCGGCATCGGGCGGGCGGCGGCGGTGGCGTTCGCCCGGCGCGGGGACCGGGTCGTGCTGGCGGCGCGCGGGCGGGAGGACCTGGAGGCGGTCGCCGCGGAATGCGGGAACGGGGCCATGGTCGTCCCGGCCGACGTGACGCACCGCGACGAGCTGTCGGCGCTGGCGCGGGCAGCGGTGGAGCGCCACGGACGCATCGACGTCTGGGTCGACACCGCGGCCGTCATGGCGTACGGGAAATTCGAGGATCTGCCTCCCGAGGTGTTCGACCGTGTGATCGCCACCGACCTGCTCGGCCCCGCGAACGTCGCCCGCACCGCGCTGCGGCAGTTCCGCGCCCAGGGCCACGGCACGCTGATCCTGGCCGGCTCGGTGCTGGCCCACGTCGCCGTGCCGTACGTGGGGGCCTATGTGACCGCGAAGTGGGGCGCTCGCGGGCTGGCCCGGATCCTGCGGCAGGAGACCCGCGACGCCAAGGACATCCACGTGTGCGCGGTGGCGCCGGGCAGCGTCGACACCCCGATCTACACCGGCGCGGCCAACTACGCCGGGTTCGTGGGCCGTCCGCCGCCGCCGGTGGACTCCGCCGCCCGGGTCGGCGCGCGCATCGCGAAACTGGCCGGCAAGCCCCGTGCGGAGGCCTCCGTGGGCGCCACCAACCGGCTCATCCAGTTCGGCTTCACCGCCATGCCCCCGCTGTACGACGCGCTGGCCGGGCCGCTGATGCGCTGGGGCGGCCTGAGCCGTCAGACGATCGAGCCGCACGACGGCAACGTGTACGTCTCGCGGCCACGCACCGAAGGCGGACCGGGACGATGGGGGCGGGTTGCTGTGGGTGCGGCGGTTCTGGTTCCTGTGGCGACGGCAGGGTTCGCCGCGCAACTGATCAGGCGCGGCACGTACCGGAAATGA
- a CDS encoding zinc-dependent alcohol dehydrogenase, with protein MRALTWQGTGKVAVENVPDPVIQEPTDAIIRITSTAICGSDLHLYDVLGMYLDSGDILGHEPMGIVEEVGAGVTHIKPGDRVVIPFNISCGHCWFCRKGFFAQCETTQVKEQGKGASLFGYTRLYGQVPGGQAEYLRVPQAQFGPIKVPDGHPDERYLFLSDVLTTSWQAAQWADIEPGGTVLVTGLGPIGQMSARIARHLGAGRVLAVDNVPERLAMAERHGIEVLDFDKIDDIGAAVRDATSGRGADSVIEAVGMEAHGTPFQSAAMKAAGLLPDPLARKATETFGVDRMGALRTAFDSVRRAGTISIIGVYGGEADPFPMMDLFDKGVTMRMGQAHVKQWVDDILPLLTGDTDPLGVDDLVTHRLPLDEAPQAYEMFKRKEDGCIKVVLKP; from the coding sequence ATGCGAGCACTCACCTGGCAAGGCACCGGCAAAGTCGCCGTGGAGAACGTTCCCGACCCCGTCATCCAGGAACCGACCGACGCGATCATCCGGATCACGTCCACCGCGATCTGCGGTTCCGACCTGCACCTGTACGACGTGCTCGGCATGTACCTGGACTCGGGGGACATCCTCGGGCACGAGCCGATGGGCATCGTCGAGGAGGTGGGCGCCGGGGTCACCCACATCAAGCCCGGCGACCGGGTGGTGATCCCGTTCAACATCTCGTGCGGCCACTGCTGGTTCTGCCGTAAGGGCTTCTTCGCGCAGTGCGAGACCACCCAGGTCAAGGAGCAGGGCAAGGGCGCCTCGCTGTTCGGCTACACCAGGCTGTACGGGCAGGTGCCCGGCGGCCAGGCCGAGTACCTGCGCGTGCCGCAGGCCCAGTTCGGGCCGATCAAGGTGCCGGACGGCCACCCCGACGAGCGTTACCTGTTCCTGTCCGACGTGCTGACCACCTCGTGGCAGGCGGCCCAGTGGGCCGACATCGAGCCCGGCGGCACCGTGCTGGTCACCGGCCTCGGCCCGATCGGTCAGATGTCCGCCCGGATCGCCCGCCACCTGGGCGCGGGCCGGGTGCTGGCGGTCGACAACGTGCCCGAGCGGCTGGCCATGGCCGAGCGGCACGGCATCGAGGTGCTGGACTTCGACAAGATCGACGACATCGGCGCGGCCGTACGGGACGCCACCAGCGGCCGCGGCGCCGACTCGGTGATCGAGGCCGTCGGCATGGAGGCGCACGGCACCCCGTTCCAGTCGGCCGCGATGAAGGCGGCCGGCCTGCTGCCCGACCCGCTGGCCCGCAAGGCCACGGAGACGTTCGGCGTGGACCGGATGGGCGCGCTGCGCACGGCGTTTGATTCCGTACGGCGGGCCGGCACCATCTCGATCATCGGTGTTTACGGGGGCGAGGCCGACCCGTTCCCGATGATGGACCTGTTCGACAAGGGCGTCACGATGCGGATGGGCCAGGCCCACGTGAAGCAGTGGGTCGACGACATCCTGCCGCTGCTCACCGGCGACACCGACCCGCTGGGCGTGGACGACCTGGTCACGCACCGCCTCCCGCTCGACGAGGCCCCGCAGGCGTACGAGATGTTCAAGAGGAAGGAGGACGGCTGCATCAAGGTCGTCCTGAAGCCCTGA